The Brassica oleracea var. oleracea cultivar TO1000 chromosome C6, BOL, whole genome shotgun sequence genome includes a region encoding these proteins:
- the LOC106298567 gene encoding putative ubiquitin-conjugating enzyme E2 38: protein MEPDVVEIAPPLFPSGSRTRKPRKAGIPEVIDVEHYEFRNGGLVSNNNNANLVDKKNKGKSIQDGSFYDHLADEEVVMSTTHPWGFPSSSSKRSRRSSSRPFNRDASASSSRPRAAVEVVVSSAQANFLRDFKRFDTVDNFSQHHYASQGNASKQHSRTWVKKVQADWKILENDLPEAISVRACESRMDLMRAVIVGAEGTPYHDGVFFFDIHFPDTYPSVPPMVHYHSGGLRINPNLYNCGKVCLSLLGTWNGNAREQWLPQESTMLQLLVSIQALILNQKPYFNEPAYGRTKGTPSGEAHSKFYSENVYVLSLRTMVYSMRKPPKHFEEFVRSHYFERAHDIVKASNAYIDGAPVGSIVKGGVQDIEESSESGSMKFRTEVATFMKTVVEELVKLGVKELDDKLKPPPNAESSNKSNCKRSRSSRLSLYIYCFVVVGYLVVTSKNFSRILDATSHLTRTE from the exons ATGGAGCCTGACGTGGTGGAGATCGCTCCTCCTCTGTTCCCTTCTGGTTCGAGAACTCGTAAACCTAGAAAG GCTGGAATTCCTGAAGTGATCGATGTGGAACACTATGAGTTTCGCAATGGTGGTCTTGTTAGTAATAACAACAATGCTAACCTTGTCGATAAGAAGAACAAAGGGAAGTCTATACAAGACGGCTCCTTTTATGATCATTTGGCTGATGAAGAAGTGGTGATGTCTACTACTCACCCTTGGGGGTTTCCGAGTTCTAGCAGCAAGAGATCAAGAAGAAGCAGTTCTAGACCTTTTAATCGTGACGCTTCCGCTAGCTCTTCTCGTCCTAGAGCTGCTGTGGAGGTTGTTGTTTCTTCAGCCCAGGCTAACTTTCTGCGGGACTTTAAAAGATTTGACACTGTTGATAATTTCTCACAACATCACTATGCTTCTCAGGGGAACGCTTCAAAGCAG CACTCAAGGACTTGGGTGAAAAAGGTTCAAGCAGACTGGAAGATTCTTGAGAATGATTTGCCAG AGGCAATATCTGTGAGAGCCTGTGAATCAAGAATGGATCTTATGAGAGCTGTAATTGTTGGAGCAGAGGGGACTCCTTACCATGACGGTGTTTTCTTTTTCGACATTCACTTCCCTGACACCTATCCTTCAGTGCCACCA ATGGTTCATTACCATTCTGGTGGGCTTAGAATCAACCCAAATCTATACAACTGTGGTAAAGTATGCTTGAGTCTTCTCGGTACCTGGAATGGTAACGCTAGGGAGCAATGGCTACCACAGGAGTCCACAATGTTACAGCTTCTCGTCTCAATCCAAGCACTCATCTTGAATCAAAAGCCTTACTTTAACGAACCTGCCTACGGGAGGACCAAGGGGACTCCATCAGGCGAGGCTCATTCCAAATTTTACAGTGAGAACGTATACGTTTTGTCGTTGAGGACAATGGTTTACAGCATGAGAAAACCACCCAAG CACTTTGAAGAGTTTGTTCGTAGCCATTACTTTGAGCGGGCTCACGATATAGTGAAAGCGAGCAATGCTTATATAGATGGAGCTCCTGTTGGTTCTATAGTTAAAGGCGGTGTTCAAGACATTGAAGAAAGTAGCGAGAGTGGGTCCATGAAGTTTAGGACCGAAGTGGCTACCTTTATGAAGACAGTTGTGGAAGAGTTGGTTAAGTTAGGAGTGAAGGAGCTCGACGATAAACTGAAACCACCACCTAACGCAGAGAGCAGTAACAAGTCAAACTGTAAGAGAAGCAGATCATCGAG GTTGAGTCTTTATATTTATTGTTTTGTTGTTGTTGGTTATTTGGTGGTAACATCAAAAAACTTCTCTCGAATATTGGACGCTACCTCTCATCTAACACGGACGGAGTAG
- the LOC106298367 gene encoding 3-deoxy-manno-octulosonate cytidylyltransferase, mitochondrial-like: MALCSSSSSSSSCEKTWIVHGILAGTAIAAAIGARAYLGRSRKFRSRVVGIIPARYASSRFEGKPLVQILGKPMIQRTWERSKLASTLDHVVVATDDERIADCCRGFGADVIMTSESCRNGTERCNEALEKLEKEYDVVVNIQGDEPLIEPEIIDGVVKALQVAPDAVFSTAVTSLKPEDGLDPNRVKCVVDNRGYAIYFSRGLIPYNKSGGVNLDFPYMLHLGIQSFDSKFLKVYSELQPTPLQLEEDLEQLKVLENGYKMKVIKVDHEAHGVDTPEDVEKIESLMRERNLS; this comes from the exons ATGGCACTCTGTTCTTCTTCATCGTCTTCGTCTTCTTGTGAGAAGACATGGATTGTTCATGGGATCTTGGCTGGAACGGCAATTGCTGCGGCGATTGGCGCACGTGCGTATCTGGGTCGATCCAGGAAATTCCGGAGCCGGGTCGTGGGAATCATCCCCGCCCGTTACGCTTCCTCTAGATTCGAGGGCAAGCCCCTCGTGCAAATCCTCGGAAAACCCATGATCCAG AGAACTTGGGAGAGGTCTAAGTTAGCCTCTACGCTTGATCACGTTG TCGTGGCCACCGATGATGAAAGGATCGCGGATTGCTGTCGTGGATTCGGTGCTGATGTCATCATGACTTCAGAGTCTTGCAGAAACG GCACTGAGCGTTGCAACGAAGCACTAGAGAAGCTGGAGAAGGAGTATGATGTGGTTGTTAACATTCAAGGCGATGAACCCCTCATTGAGCCTGAGATTATTGACGGTGTTGTCAAAGCACTTCAGGTAGCACCTGACGCAGTGTTTAGCACAGCCGTGACATCGTTGAAACCAGAAGACGGGCTTGACCCTAACCGAGTCAAATGTGTTGTAGACAACCGTGGCTATGCTATCTATTTCTCCAGAGGCTTGATTCCTTACAACAA GAGTGGTGGAGTCAATCTAGATTTCCCGTATATGCTTCATCTTGGTATTCAG AGCTTTGATTCCAAGTTTCTGAAAGTATATTCGGAGCTTCAACCAACGCCATTGCAGCTAGAAGAGGATCTAGAGCAGCTCAAAGTCCTTGAGAATGGCTACAAGATGAAG GTTATAAAGGTGGACCATGAAGCGCATGGAGTTGATACACCCGAAGATGTTGAAAAGATTGAATCTTTAATGCGTGAAAGAAACCTGTCCTAG
- the LOC106297428 gene encoding uncharacterized protein LOC106297428, translating to MARIIDYMPIAWRVYDRVRGIALSRDRFQFVFQREKDLVRVLKDRPWSYNHWAMTLERWTSSPPEKFLQTMELWIRIRHIPLVYFTVDTMFTLASEVGKPTKATRQLNVPSGGAVTIEFEYEKIHKRCFHCLRLTHEKIRCPLLRRGSLKEKQQASESHSGEKTHQNAGSAPPKANPSCKLLEGPPGFPPLFPELSKEEQKMAMLYISHADDTERRARIERVRQGIEANAADSTLRITKITNELNKGKGHVFDYPSFTERSHSCKQARKGISSDCRSKSDQLEEEAESSATNGGVFSAPVLASTDFQVGPSSGGRVSAITNGKKSQRKRPPVWKRRNGLRQHGAPLASTAHVPTPQLSMKRKSFPPPSSSDLKTLKITEPSVASVLKPLSPQ from the exons ATGGCAAGAATTATTGACTACATGCCGATTGCTTGGAGAGTTTATGACCGTGTTCGTGGTATTGCCTTATCAAGAGACAGATTCCAGTTTGTGTTCCAGAGAGAGAAAGATCTGGTGAGGGTCCTCAAAGACAGACCGTGGTCGTATAACCACTGGGCAATGACGTTGGAACGTTGGACGTCGTCTCCTCCGGAGAAGTTCTTGCAAACTATGGAGCTCTGGATCAGGATCCGACACATCCCTCTGGTGTATTTCACAGTGGATACAATGTTCACTTTAGCCTCTGAAGTTGGTAAG CCGACGAAAGCAACTCGTCAACTCAATGTCCCATCTGGTGGTGCTGTTACCATTGAATTTGAGTATGAAAAGATTCATAAGAGGTGCTTCCATTGCCTTAGGCTCACACATGAGAAGATAAGATGTCCCTTACTCAGGAGAGGTTCATTAAAAGAGAAACAACAAGCTTCAGAATCTCACTCCGGGGAGAAAACGCATCAAAATGCTGGCTCTGCTCCACCAAAGGCTAATCCCTCGTGCAAACTCCTAGAGGGTCCTCCGGGCTTCCCCCCTCTCTTTCCTGAATTGTCAAAGGAGGAACAAAAAATGGCTATGCTCTACATATCTCACGCTGATGATACAGAGAGGAGAGCTCGGATTGAGAGAGTCAGGCAGGGTATAGAAGCCAACGCTGCGGATTCTACTTTGCGCATAACAAAGATCACAAATGAGCTCAATAAAGGCAAAGGCCATGTGTTTGACTACCCGAGTTTCACTGAACGTTCCCATAGTTGTAAGCAAGCCAGAAAGGGTATCTCATCTGACTGCAGAAGTAAAAGTGATCAGCTGGAGGAAGAAGCAGAATCATCAGCAACAAATGGTGGTGTCTTCTCTGCCCCTGTTTTGGCTAGTACGGATTTTCAGGTAGGCCCTTCGTCTGGAGGGCGAGTATCAGCTATCACAAATGGAAAGAAGAGCCAGAGGAAAAGACCCCCAGTATGGAAGAGAAGAAATGGTCTGAGGCAACATGGTGCACCTCTTGCGTCAACTGCGCATGTTCCAACTCCACAACTGAGTATGAAAAGGAAGTCTTTTCCACCTCCATCTTCGTCGGACCTCAAAACCTTGAAAATCACAGAACCTTCGGTGGCTTCCGTATTGAAGCCGCTGTCTCCACAATGA